A region of the Mytilus edulis chromosome 11, xbMytEdul2.2, whole genome shotgun sequence genome:
acgcttgcaaaaaatcggcaatccggcgtgacgcttatacccaaatgcgacccactattttactctattttgatgcatattaagcccattataaatgtattaaaaaagtagcgtagatttttttatccctttttatcccgtctcgtttcgtttttgagccatatatagatgtcgtatgtgacaatgagacaactctccatccgagtcacaatttataacagtagaccattatacgtcaaaatacggtcttcaacatggagtcttggctcacaccgaacagcaagttataaagggctccagtgtgaaaccttttaaacgggaaaacaaaggtgcaatctatatcaagatgtacgtaattagtggtgaagtgtcatggaaatggataaaaaaataaggataaagatccctatacgctttataagaaactaaatgaataggcatagtttaacctgtatttttaatatttgaattaaattgggtgttatcataatgattatccaataaaaaaaagcaagccaatcaactaaagtcttgctttacatgctcaaagaaatgagctgtaatagataaaaaaaaattatacagtgaaaatgcaccgcatatacaataataatgattcgctccacagtgaaaatgaaagaatagtatcattattcgacagtaaacatgactagcattacgaaatcatcatagtggaatttagttaaatatgaagaaactgaatgacaaaacatattgcacgttatacaactttaataattgtattaaaatgaatagtTTTTACTGCAAAAACATCTAACCTGTTAGTATtaaagcacctgcacgatctgttcatgaaatgtcctaaatattcacttattttggtatatatttcacagctggaTGGATTTAGGCGCAATAAAACcccgctcgcatctcttactttgttttattagtattatgtatttctgaacatatacattttaactaattttcttgattttcttcagaaattaaaaaaagttcttctgtttatttatcattctacattagacatttatggcatatacagtaaaaatgatattttaggatccgcactttacatacactgggACATAGGATTTTAATTATCTCCatttcaagaaataattgtaaattgcgtttaaagtaaaaaaaaataaagagaaaaacaCTATATATACACATTATATACAATGAATTTTCAATCTAacaaagaacttttaaaatgaaataaatataaagggACTTTTAAAACcacaattttacatttttgtatacaCAATTTATTATGATCcgtttaaagtaaaaaaataaataaagtgaaAAACACTGATAAATGTCAAATAGGCTTTCCATACAATTTTCAAATCTAACaaagaacttttaaaataaaataaatattaaagggacttttaaaaccacatttttacattttttgtacacaatTTATTATTATCCGTGGGGAGAACATAGACATCGCGATGTCAACATGTAATCAATATAAATACTTACAAATATAATGTGGAAGAATAGTGTAAAGGTAAATAAACGTTCTCAAATTGACCAGGTCGTGGGTCTCAAAACACaatacaaagggagataatagaGATAAACCTATGGAACGCACTTTTAATAAATAtgttatcaaataatcatgataatatctataatactaaatttACGAgatccaatttgtcagccgtcatcacgtaaaaacgacgaatcaaagaattcaactttatatataactaatatagtacaaaggtgtagattaaaaattatacCACTCCAGTCTCTTTTGTTTTCCGCGTAATTAATATTGCGAATAATAAGgtagttccgggtcgagtccgataccgataccaatagtatattcacctgttacctattaccttatctttACGTTCCGCAtatgacaggcgcaccaccaaacggtgtatttagaattttgctgtatactattgaataaataatattatactaTTGAATAAATAATATTCCATTCCAggccttttgttttccaaattattaatattaccaataattgataggttccaggtcgacgggttcaaacagaaagattttaaaagcagagaaaactgtgcattttataatcggcatgactttttGGCGGATGACagtaccaatactaaaataaggcatacgcatagttatatactttaattccgTCACGGatccgcgatatcacgggtgtgttctagtacgaTTGAAAATTCGGAATGCAGCAACGAGAACTGGCTTATGACAAGTCGGGAACAAAACTTGACTTTCCATACAGTTTATGTACTCAcctaaattgttacttggatggagagttgtctcattggcactcatacatcacatcttcctacatATATCTATTTTTCAATCTAACAAAGAACTATATTAACATATAAAGGTAAACGATATTTTCACAATTTCACATGTTGTATACATAGTACTACATAAATTAACTATTATTCCCGTGCGAGAGAACAAAGACATAATGTGATATCAAAATGTTGTTAATAAAAACTTACCAATCGATTGTGAAAGAATAGCAAAGGTAAACGATCTCAAGTTGACCACGTTTGACCAGGTCGTGGGTCACCAAACACAATGCAAAGGGAGTTTATGGAACGCactttcaataaatatatatataatcaaatatacTATTGGCAAAATTGGAATACAGTTCCGATCGAGAACTTTCagtgatccttataaaagatcgGGAACAAAACTTGTACATTATTTCAGGGTGTGCCAATTGTAGTTTCCTTCTGTTATTTTTCTACATGATAATACTTAATTGTTATTGCAGTTGCGAATCAAGAGGGGGTCCGGGGCTGAAACCCCTTTTCTTTGGACGAGTTGCATTTGAATCAGGACTTATGGTTGGAACCCACCCTTAATTTGTCCTGTATGGGAACTCctcctccccccctttttttttagaaTGGTTGGATCCGCCCCTGGCTTGTTTGGGTTATTGACCAATGATGGACTACGCCTTATAATTCTAGAAGTAATACACGTACTGTTTACCgacatacattgtattttttcAGATTGCCGGTTGAcattttgtctttcttttttctgTGCGATTACATTTAAAGAACGTAATAGAAAATATTAATTCTATGCTCACATTGGCAAGTAATTGTTTCTGTCATAAGGAAataatgttcaaaataaaatatacttggATCATTTCAAGATTTCAGATGTTCTTTTCTTGCGATAACAATTTAACTTATGGTACATAAAGTTAAGCGAAAAACAATTATccgctgtatttgtacgaggctaggaaacaaggtgtatgcaagactacacctgtttcgagccgagtgcaaatacagctgatatttaaaggcactaaacagttattgtctttatcctgcaattaactCTGtagattgtttgtgttttgaaagacacaacaAACTaccatatttagcatttattttcgatttgtaatcccttgaggcctgCGTAGTAATATTCAAATCACACATTTTACGCTGAAGACGGTatcgcaaaaaagaatctcgaatggtcaacaataatacatcgctcaagatGAATAATTGTCTATTTTAAcgtaacaactaatttcaacagtaaaaacaaataacaaaacattgtcaattttggaacagaagtgtacgagttgtcctacgcttcagacttgacattcactaaacatgcatgctgaaattgacatgacaatcatacacattcaagtggGCGCAGTGGGCgcagctttaaagcgatatctgtatagtatacagatacagcatagcgatatctgtaggccTGTATCTGTATAGTACGACACCCAATTGCAAGATAAATAGCAAGTCATGCACACAAAATTacacatataaacatgataaagcaagAGTTCATACCAGTATATAAACATGCGGCACAAAAGTTCTTTAAGCATCTCACAAGTCAAACACATACTGATACACCCAATTTtgagataaaaacacaaaagcaaaaaataaaatggttTGCACATACAAAGCACATTTAAAGCACATATAGACTAGTTAGTTACTAAAATTAGCACAAAGCAGCAGGTAATCATGGTGATGTAAAGTAAAGTACTATATAGAATATAGTTTactataataaatataacaaatgaaaatgaatttgCCATCCTGAAAATTAAGTATTAAACCGAAAATAATCAACAGAAATTAATTTGTATTGCATGCAAACCATTGGCATTAACTGCCAGGTCTACCAAGAATTAATCAAgtttttgaattgatttaaagaTGATATATATGACGAAGCTCATCTGACAACTCAATCCAAAGTGTAGCAAGTCCATTAATATAGGTGTTACATTTTTGCACATATTTATTCTGTCTAacctaaaacaaaaataaatggcaaaataCAGACGTTCTAATGCAGACAACAATTAAATGCCAGTCCCGACGACGACCATGTTATTGGCTGCTTTGTCTTAAGATCAACTAAAGTGGAAATTATTTCACGTCAAAACAGTACCTTTATATCCCGACTTGTGCTGACAAAAATCattgtaatttaattaaacaTTAGAGCTTAGCTACTAATACTGGGTCCCGTTAAACCAACGGTATATCAACATaactttaattaaatattagagctTAGCTAGGCCTACTAGTACTGGGTCCCGTTAAAACAACGGTATATCAACATaactttaattaaatattagGGCTTAGCTAGGCCTAATCATTCCCGTTAAACCAACGGTATATCAATATAACTTAAATTCAATATTCTGGCTTAGCTATGCCTTAATGGTTCCCGTTAAACCAACGGTAAATCAACACaactttaattaaatattagagctTAGCTAGGCCTACTGGGTCCCGTTAAACCAACGGTATATCAAcataactttatttaaatattagcGCTTAGCTAGACCTACTGGTTCCCGTTAAAATAACGGTATATCAACATACCTTTTATTAAATATAACAGCGTAGCTATAGGCCTATTGAGACCCGTTAAACCAATGGTatatcaacatacctttaataaAATGTTAGAGCGTAACTATAGGCCTACTTGGTCCCATTAAACCAATGGTTAAACCAATGGTatatcaacatacctttaattacATAGTAGAGCGTAGTTATGTCTACTTGGTCCTGTTTAACCAACGGTatatcaacatacctttaattacACGTCAGAGCGTAGAGCTATAGGCCTACTGGATGCCGGTAAAGCAACGATATATCAAGATATCTTTAGTTATTCATTATAGTGTAGCTAGGCCTACTGGGTCCTGTTAAACTAACCGGCGGTATATTAACATACCTTTAATTATATATTGTGTAGCTTGGCCTACAGGGTCCCGTTAAACCAACGGTttatcaacatacctttaataaTATATTATAGTGTAGCTAGGCCTACTGGGTCCCGTTAAACTAACGTTATATCAACGTAACTTTAATTTgatatcatgatcatgatgatagtgTAACTAGGCCTTCTGGGTCCAGTTAAAACAACGGTATCATGGGTATATCAACATACCTTTTATTAAATATAAGGGCGTAGCTATGTCTACTGTGTTCCGTTAAATTAACGGTATATCAatatacatttaataaaatattacagCTTAGCTAGGTCTACTGGGTCCCGTTAAACTAACGGTAAATCAACATACCTTTGATTGAATATAGAACGCAACTAAACCTACTGGGTCCTGTTAAACCAACGGTAAATCAACATACCTTGAATTAAACATGTTCAATATTAGAGCGTAGCTAGGCCTTCTGCGTCCCGTTACATCAACGGTAAATCAACACACCTATAATAAATATTAGGGCGTAGCTAGGACTACTGGGTCCCGTTAAACCAACGGTATTTGTTGtcttatatttgtattaaaagtTTCTTTTTTAATCCGGTTAATTTGAGGTAGcgggcgcgtagctacgtttacgtcaaaacgcccgggcgtacacttgaattttgttaaaaaaatattttaatctaattaagaaaataaaaacttGAGAGAAGCACAGCAGCTTTATAATTCTTTCTTCGTTTGCTTGTAATTGCGGATCAATTgacgaaatttacttttaatcaaatggtatcatatcatttatttgttcattttctgtcaagtCTGAAGCTACTGTGAGTTTTATACTCCCTTACCTTTTGTTTTAAGCAATCCTTTATCTCCTTAGATTCATTTTGTGGTTTACagttttgtcgagcctgtgacatacatttgtatttataacaCCAAAGCGtcacatagcgatcctacatttctTCGGCAACGTCAATATCTAGGTTAAGTATGTTGAGaaacttattttttaaataataataaatttgccAAACCTTTGTGAAAGTTTCCAGAAGTTGAACAGAAACTGTTTATGGTCAAAAGAGTAAACTGACTGAGAGCATAATATTGAAGTTAGTTTTCCCGTGTTTTACGGACACAATTAACGGGTACTAAAAGTCATAGTGTGGGGTTAAAAATTTACACAACAAATTCATTGTCAAAACTTCATCGAATTGAATGAAACTTCAGCAGATTCCaagcattttatttttgtctgaagcaaagtttttaaagttaactatttgtttattcatttttcagtATTATACTGATAGACtgtatgacttttttttaaattatcaatgcaCCAATCTTCATAAATTGTCATGAAACTTGGCCCAAAACTAGTactccagatcaagaaaaaatgTCTAAagaaaatttggatttttttaaaatcctGTAATGGACTGATAAATGGATTCATTTTTTGCGGGGGGAATCCTTGACAAAAATAAATAGGGTCCACAGAACCCTTTACGATATCTCATTTTGCACCTAAACAATTAATGTTCATTTACGAAATTTGGAAATAGAAAGGTGATTTTGTTTGTTAATTGCTTTACCCTCACAGctcatttaaaacatatttaaaagctACTGGATCCAATGatcattatatttcaaattaacaaaatgaataatttaacataacaaatataaaccATTTAGATTTTAAAGTATGTTGCTACTGATGAGTTTTTAATGACAGGAATGGTATTCATTCTCGTTAACTCATTAGCTTCCTTGGGCCTCGCTCCCTATATCTAATCCACTACAAGAACTTGTTTGACATGGATACGTTTGGAGTCCTCAAACCCTTCGcaaaggttcgggcgtacacgtaaaaattacctagctacgccactggtaCGAATGAAGaacttttataaaatgtatataaaatgcTTTATATTGCATTACATTGTTTGTAATCATGCGTTCCATAGGTATATCTCTATTACCTCCCTTCGAAGTTTGTTTTGATATTAGCACAAAcgaaaaaatacttatataatTGTATTTACCTTTTCTAGTCTAATAAAAGGTAAGTTTTATATTTCTTCCACGTTACATATTCACTGAACCGTGTCGAACTATATTAATATCGTGTATTTTAAACCAAAATGATTCACAGTCATTATACTGTCTTTGTTACATTGGAAAATGTATGGAAAGCACATTTAACATTGATTACATTACTATAAACTCTATCACgtacaatgaatattttaaataaacaaaattaaagtgcATATTTATATACACACATGGTTTTTAAAGGGGTCTCtgaatttgttttaatgttataatatatactagaacacacccgcgaaatcgcgggcattcagagcgtattTGAAAGGATGAGGCccctcattgggggggggggggggggggggggtcctagtaatcacataatcaccatttttttgccaatataatcacataatcattaaatatttgcttatctttagtaatcaaataatcataaactaaaaatacagtcctaggtaatcaaataatcatgaaatatttggcttaataatcaaataatcactaaaaaaacggccaagtaatcacaaaatcaaaaaccccatgagggccctcaaggatgtaaagtgttgtaggaagaattatgaaaaaagatttaatgacttgaTAATTTCAGGAagagtatcaaaagtcataggtacttggggacaggaaaatgttttttttaaccctcctccTTTTTTTCCCAAATTcccattttttgttttctattaatttcattatgaacatacatttagttaacatgtattatgaacattccagtcaggagcctgtaattcagtggttcagtgatatttgtttttcgttaattttttgtacataataaggctgttagttttctcatttgaattgttttacattatcatttcggggccttttatatcagactatgcagaggcggatttaggccCCCCCCCACACTTTTTCTGGAAAATagttggttgcttatataggaaatcactgaagcatgaccggagcgggcccctGCGTATGAAAATGTCCGGATCCGCCACTGCGGAGTGGCCCTGATCCCAATatatcccgggcttaaaaacatgaaattccGATGTtctgaatttattatacaaattaaatatctcgtcatcccgaaattcgaaaaaagaaatcccggatcccgaaatggtCCATCCTGAAATTTCGATCTTCACCCTCTCTATAAAATAAACcttgtgactgccgtggatagtaaacttgaaaatgataatcagacagaaaatacacttAATTCGTggtatatgtatttgtttcaaagttaaaaaaaacaaacacaaatcggaggtctaatctgacttaaatttCGTCTATTGACGGATAGAAGACAGAAAATACACTGTATTCGTAGTAATTATGTATGTTtcaagtatacagaaaaacgcaaaccggaagtctaatatGACTTAAAATTTCGCCCAATGACGGAAACATGACGTCTTTTTGCTCGTTTTtcacccaaaataactcaatctgaataatcatatgaatggatgacaaatgcgattatgcactgtacccataggacacagaggcatgatgattaatttattgtggaaagaagagaagcgacacccaaaatgaggtcttctcgttaaataaactcatcatagataccaggactaaatttagtaaatacgccagacgcgcgcttcgtctacataagactcatcagtgacgctcgaatccaaaaaagttaaaaagccaaaaatatAGATACTGGCATGACTggtgtataatcatgataataattatattattaaatgttAAAGGTACATATttttttcgacgctatcaatcaaatttttattttcaaaaaactttTATAGGTATGGGActaatctgtatatatttttctcACTTGCACAAGTTGCATGACCACAGTATTGTTAACCATTTAAACTTAATTTCTACAAGTCAATtgtttattgaattattttttgtgtgaattaggtatgtcatgtatgtaataaaattgagaatggaaatgggtaatgtgtcaaagagacaacaacccgaccaaataaaaaaaaaaacaacagcagaaggtcaccaacaggtcttcaatgtagcgaaggCAGGCAGGTGGGTCCATTGATCAAGATGAAATCTCTTtgacattgtttttttcttcacatttagttgttttctttgaataaatgaaggtcaagttcaattttcttaattttgcctTTCTTGTTGATGAATTGTTGAACTTTCCAAAGAAATCTACTTTTGATAAAATACTTATTAATTAGTTCTTTATCATtactgttcaaagggaaataactcaattgCGTGAAAACggtttttcaatatttctgttcaaagggaaataactcaaatttatATATGAGTATAACTCTTGGCTATTGACATTGATGAGTGAAAAGTGTCACAAACAGGGTTACAAAAATACGAACCCGACCAAAAACTTGGGATGATTTCAGGTGTTCCGAGGGATTTATAAAGTATGGTTTGATTTATATGTAGCTCGATTATATTCATTAtgtaataattaaattttatcatttttagatGATTTGGAcgaattaaattttaaagattgGAAAAGAAGGCGCAAATCATATCATAAGTAAAAGGTTTAAACATCATGATCATGGAAATATAGCAGGCACCACTACAATATATGTCATTCTAATCAGACTAGACAATATAGATATTTAAATAGTTGTCTTCCCTAAACAACCTACAGACAATAAAGAGATGTTACACTATAGCCATGGTGGGGAGGAGAGGACAGGAACAGATACTTTTTCAGATACGGAAAATAAAGAGATTTTAACAGTGATCTCCCCTGAACAACCAACAGACAATTTAGGGATGTTCCATGGCGGAAAGGATAATAACGAAACAAATATGGGTTCTGATACTGACATCTACACTGAACAACCAACAGACAATTTTGAGATGTTCAACGGCGGACAGGATAATAATGAAACAAATATGGTTTCTGATACCGAAATTTCCACTGAACAACCAACAAACGATTTCGAGATGTTCCTCTTTGCACAAGACAAGACAGAAACAGATATGGTTTCTGATACCAAAATCTCCCATAAACATGATGAACAACCTAAAGACACATTAGAGACGTTCCACGACGGACAGGacaagacagaaaaaaatatggttTCTGATACTGAAATGTCCCCTGAACAATCCACCGACAAGTTAGATACGATACACCGCGAACAGGACAAGAcagaaacaaatatgttgtctgatcctgaaaagaaaaataaactgacattcaTCCCTCTTTATCAAACCAGTACAGACCAACTGATTGATAAGGCATATCAGACTTGTACAGACCAACTGATTGATAAGGCATATCAGATTTGTACAGACCAACTGATTAATAAGGCATATCAGACTTGTACAGACCAACTCATTGAGAAGGCATATCAGACTTGTACAGACCAACTGATTGATAAGGCATATCAGACTTGTACAGACCAAGTGATGGATAAGGCATTTCAGAAAAGTGAGAAAGTTGATACTGGTACTGAATGTGTTAATGAGTACCAGGGTAGTGTTTGTGGTAAAGGGTGCAAAACTAGTGCATATGGTAAAATGTGCCAATGTAACTTATGTAATAAAGGATGTGATCAGTCTTGCATTGTACATAAAGGCTACAAACCTTTTAAATGTGGTGTCTGTGACGTGGATTTCACTAGGAAGCAACACATAGAAAtgcacatgagaacacatactggtgCTAAACCATACAAATGTGATTTATGCGATAATACTTATAGTCGGAGTCATCACTTACGGAATCATATGAGAACACATAACGGTGATAAACCATTCACATGTGATATATGTGATAAGACATTTGGTGAGCGTTCTCACATGCAGAAACACAGGAAAACACATACAGGCGAAAACCCGagtaaaatatgtaaatgtgatgtatgtgaaAGGGAATTTAGTCTGCTCTCTGACTTAAAGAGACACATGAAgacacatacaggtgataaacctcatAAATGTGAGTTATGTGATAAAGCTTTCTGTAGGAAGGAACACTTACAATcccacatgagaacacatactggcGATAAACCTAATCAATGCGAGGAATGTGGTAAAGCTTTCACTAGAAAGGAAGGCTTACGAgtacacatgagaacacatagtGGCGAGAAACCGTTTGCATGTGATATTTGTGGTAGAAGTTTTACTTGTAACAACGACCTGAAAAGACATACACGCAGACATTTAAGACATGATGAACATGGTGAAGGACCCTATAAATGTGATATGTGTGATAAAGATTTTATTCGGACATCCAACTTAAAAGTGCATAAAAGAACACATACTGGtgaaaaaacatttttgtgtgaGATATGTGGTCTGACATTTAGCCTCTCAATTTCTTATGCTTCACACGTTACAAAACATAAGGCTAAGAAGACCAAATTACTTAAATCAAATTAAGCAAAACAAGCAATTCATATATATAGAATGTACGTTTAGCTGAATCTCCACCctatatacatataattttaaaGAAGGAAACTTTAAAGACATTGAACTTTTGTATTGCCTTACTTTATTAATAAAcgtttgaaaaatattattagCAATTAAGGGAATACTTATATTAGTCTGAGCGTCAGTGGGattaatttaaacatatatgtATTCATAGTCGATTtagaaacaagttattacaacttatattaataataaacCCCTTTTCACTGTGCTTGGTGCGAATGTTGCCTTGTATACTTGCTaaaatgttcagggttcgaccgaTGCAGGAAATTCAGGTTTGCTGTCACTCTAGAATTTTGTTGCAATACAATAATTTTTTAtctggtaggggactatgtattgccttGCAGTACT
Encoded here:
- the LOC139495100 gene encoding zinc finger protein 436-like gives rise to the protein MLHYSHGGEERTGTDTFSDTENKEILTVISPEQPTDNLGMFHGGKDNNETNMGSDTDIYTEQPTDNFEMFNGGQDNNETNMVSDTEISTEQPTNDFEMFLFAQDKTETDMVSDTKISHKHDEQPKDTLETFHDGQDKTEKNMVSDTEMSPEQSTDKLDTIHREQDKTETNMLSDPEKKNKLTFIPLYQTSTDQLIDKAYQTCTDQLIDKAYQICTDQLINKAYQTCTDQLIEKAYQTCTDQLIDKAYQTCTDQVMDKAFQKSEKVDTGTECVNEYQGSVCGKGCKTSAYGKMCQCNLCNKGCDQSCIVHKGYKPFKCGVCDVDFTRKQHIEMHMRTHTGAKPYKCDLCDNTYSRSHHLRNHMRTHNGDKPFTCDICDKTFGERSHMQKHRKTHTGENPSKICKCDVCEREFSLLSDLKRHMKTHTGDKPHKCELCDKAFCRKEHLQSHMRTHTGDKPNQCEECGKAFTRKEGLRVHMRTHSGEKPFACDICGRSFTCNNDLKRHTRRHLRHDEHGEGPYKCDMCDKDFIRTSNLKVHKRTHTGEKTFLCEICGLTFSLSISYASHVTKHKAKKTKLLKSN